The Erythrobacter sp. genome segment GGATCACGCTGCCCGCATTGCCGAACAGGACCGCATTGGCCAGGCGAGTCTCGCCGATGCCAATGTGCCAGCTGGCGATATCGAATCCGAACAGCACCCCGCCCAGCAGCACCAGCCCGGTCATTTTCGCCGGAATGCCGCTCAGCCGCTGGCCGTTCGCCCCGGCGATCAGTGCGAGGAAAGGCAGCGCCAGCGCCACTCGCCAGAACCCTGCCGAAACCGGTCCGGTGTCCGCCAGCCGCACCAGCCAAGGCCCCAAGGCAAGCGCGACATTGCCGCCGATCAGCGCCACAATCGGCAGCGCCAAAATTGGCAACTTCGCGCGAATCTTGTCCCCAGCCTGGTCCACCCATCCGCTCTAGCGCGGGCGCGCGGCTTGGCTATAGTTGTGACAAGCAGTTGGGTGGAGAGCGGGATTGCCGATACGGTCGTGGATGTTTGTTCCCGGAGACAGCGAACGCAAGCTGGACAAGGCGCCGGGATGCGGCGCGGACGTTGTGATCGTCGATCTCGAAGATGCCGTTGCGCCGGATGCCAAGGAATCGGCGCGCGCGCTCACCCGCGACTGGCTGATGGCACGCGACCGAGAGGCGCCCGGCCCGCAGTACTGGGTGCGGATCAATCCGCTCGATACCCAGCTGTGGCAATATGATGTCGAAGCGGTCATATCCGCGAAGCCTGCCGGGTTGATGGTACCCAAGGCTGCGGGACCGGAGCAATTGCAGCGGCTTGTTACCATGCTGTATGAAATCGAAGCGCCCCACGGGATCGTACCGGGTACTACGCAACTCTTGCCCTTGGTGAGCGAGACACCGCGGGCGGCCAATTCGATTTCATCCTACGGTCTGAAGCAGCACGCGATTTCTCGATTGGCAGGTCTGAGCTGGGGCGCGGAAGACCTTTCCGCCGCCATCGGCGCGAGCCGCAAGCGGGACGAGCGCGGTGTGTGGACCGACCTGTTCCGGCTGGTCCGCGCGCAGGTGCTGCTTGCTTCCCACGCAGCAGGTGTTGTTGCCATCGACACCCTGCATGCCGATTTCCGCGACGAGGAGGGCCTGCGCCGGGTGGCGCGCGAATCCTATCAGGACGGGTTTGCCGGGATGATGGCGATCCACCCGGCGCAGGTGCCGATCATCAACGCGGCCTTCTCACCGGGTGAAGCCGAACTGGCCGAAGCGCGCGCCATCGTGGAACTGTTCGCCGCCAATCCGGGGGTCGGGGCGCTGCAACTGAACGGACGGATGATCGACCAGCCGCATCTGGCGCAGGCGCAGAAGTTGCTGGCGAGCGTGGCGTAGGGGATTTACTCGTCAAGTGCGGTTTCGGCTGGCTCGTCCGCAGCAGGCTCGACCGGTTCGGCGGAAGCTTCAGTCCCGGTGTCCTGAGTAGCTCCGCTACTGGCGGGGGAGCCGCCATCGCTATCTTCACCCGGCTCCGGATCAGCTAGCGGGGCTTGAGATCGGGTCTGGTCGATCGGCAGCATCGCGTCACTGATTGTGCCTTCCAGCACTTCGCCCGCCGCTTCGCCCTCGCCATCGCTTTCGACCGGTGCCGTGTCCTCGCCGCAGGCTGCGATCAGCAACAGGGCACAAAGGGCAAAGGGAACTCTCACGCACGCATCCTCTCATGATCGTCCAGCGCGGCGAGGAAGTGCCCCGCGCGCGCCAGCAGCGCCTCATCCCACTGCTCGGGGCTGACCGCAAGCCCCAGCGCTTCCATGCTGGTCACGCCGTATTCGGCAATTCCGCAGGGCACGATGCCGCCGAAATGGGTGAGGTCGGGCGCGAGGTTCACCGCGAAGCCGTGCATCGTCACCCAGCGTCGCACGCGCACGCCGATGGCACCGATCTTGGCTTCCGTGCCGCCCGCGCGGGTCCAGATTCCGACCCGGTCGGGCACGGCGAAGGCTTCGACCCCGAAGTGACCGAGCGTGGCGATCACCCAGTCTTCCAGCGCGTGGACGAAATTGCGCACGTCCTTCTGCCGCCGCGCCAGATCGAGCAGCACATAGGCCACCCGCTGGCCGGGGCCGTGATAGGTATAGCGCCCGCCGCGCCCGGTCTCGACCACGTCGAACCGGGCATCGACCAGTTCGGCCAGATCGGCGCTGGTCCCGGCGGTATAGACCGGCGGATGTTCGAGCAGCCAGACCAGTTCTTTCGCCTCGCCAGCCGCAATTGCGGCATTGCGCGTCTCCTGCTCCGCCAAGGCGGTGCGATAATCGACAAGGCCCGGCGATTGCCGCCATTCGATTTCTTCAGGGAGTGGCATGGAAATTGTGTTGGTCATGCTCTGGCAGTGGTTGCGTGGGTGGCCTTGCGCGGCCTAACAGGACCGCGAGGACTTTTTCGAGGAAACACGCATGGCGATCAAGCTGGATATGGGCAAGGCCTGGAACGATGCGGTGGCGCTTCTGTCCGCCAACAGGGACGTTGTGCTCGTGGTGGCGGGGGTGTTCTTCTTCCTGCCCAGCGCAATCGCTTCGCTAGCGATGCCCCAGCCGACCGAGATCGAGGCACTGAGCGCTTCTGCAGAGCCCAATCCCGAAGCGCTGCTTGGTGCGATTTCTGCCTATTATGGCCAGATCTGGTGGATGTTCCTGCTGATCGGGCTGGTACAGGCCATCGGCGCACTGTGCGTACTGGCGCTGCTGACCGATCGATCACGTCCCACCGTGGGGGATGCGCTGAAGTTCGGTTTGAAGGCGCTGATCCCCTATATCGCCACCCAGCTGCTGGTCGCTTTGCTGGTGACAGCCGTAATGGGTGTGCTGATCGGCATCGGCGCACTGATCAGTGTGGCTGTTGCGGCGTTGCTCGGTCTCGTCGGTGTAATCCTTGCCATATACGTGTGGATCAAGCTGTCTCTGGCCACACCGGTGATCGGCATCGAAAAGCGTCTGAACCCGCTCGCCGCGATGCAACGATCATGGCAACTCACCAAGGGCAATTCGCTGTTGCTTCTCGCCTTCTACCTGCTGCTGGGATTGGTGATGATCGTTATCTCTCTGATTGGCGGGATGGTGTTCGCCATCTTCGGGTTCGTGGGCGAGCAGGTCGGGCTATTCGCCAGCGCCATCGGCGGGGCACTGATCAGCATGGGTGTGACCGCAGTAATGCTGGCGGTGCTGGCAGCTGTCCACCGGCAACTGTCGGGCGGAACGAGCGAAGCCGTGCGTGAGACTTTCGACTGACGCCGCTTTAGTCTGCTGCGTCTTTCCAGCCCCAGGCCAGCACGCATGGGGGAATGTTCAGCCAGACATAACCGGTCTCGACGCGCGGGAAATAGCGCGCGGTGAGATCGCGGGCGGCGCTCATGAACTGGTAGGTCAGGAAGGCACCGCCTTCGCGGATCACCCGGTGAGTAGCCTCGGCAATGTTCTGCCCCACACCCTCGGGCAGGGTGGAGAATGGCAAGCCGGAGAGCACATAGTCCGCCTGCTCGTGGCCGATCGAGCGGACGATCTCCTCGACATCTTCCGCGGAGCCGAGCACGGCATGGAAGCGGCTGTCGCGGAAGGTCTTCTTCAGGTAGTCGATGAAGAGCGGATTGGTGTCGATCACCAGCAATTCCCCATCGCGCGGCAGGCGGTCCAGCACGGCCTGGCAGAACGTGCCGACCCCGGGGCCATATTCGACGAACAGCTTGCAGCGATCCCAGTCTACCGGGGCGAGCATGGCCTTGATCGTAACCCCGGATGAAGGAATGATCGAGCCGACCATGCGCGGATGCTCGATGAAACCGCGAAAGAATACGCCCGCCGGACCGAGCGCTCGCATGATTTTCTGGCGCAGCCCGACACGGCGCTTGGCCGCCAATTCATTACCGTTCATTGCGTGAATTCATCCTGGTTGCTGTCGGATACATGCGGTTACCGGGGACTTGCATTCAAAACGCTGCTTTGCAAGCCGGAGCGGCTATTTCATTGGCAATGCGCCTGAGCCACATTCGTGCCCGTCAGAGCAATTCCTCGACCAGATCCTGCGGGCGACACAGGCGGACACCCTTGGGCGTTTCCACCAGCGGGCGGTTGATGAGGATCGGCTCGGCCACCATCGCATCGAGTACAGTGTCCGCATCGGCGCCGGGCAGCCCGCGTTCTTCGGCCGTGGTGCCGTTAAGCCGCAAGCCTTGCGCAGGCGTCATCCCGGCATCGGCGTAAAGCTGGACCAGCTTCTCGCGGCTGGGCGGGCTCTTGAGATACTCGATCACTTCCACCTCGACGCCCTCCCGCTCCTGGAGAATCGCCAGCGTCTTGCGCGAGGTTCCGCAGGCGGGGTTGTGCCAGATTGTCGCCTTCATGGTGTGTCTCGCTGATGCGTAGTTCGAAGCTGCCGACCCCTTAGCCGCGCAGAATTTTCAAGCCAAGACACATTGCCTGTTGCCAGTGATAATCACTCGCAATAAATGCAGCCTTGCAAATTACTCGCAATAGCGACTCACAAAACGAACCTGAGGGAATTTACCATTCGTACAGCAGCCATCCGCCTCGCCCTCCTGACCGGTGCTGTCAGCCTTCCGGTTGTCGCCCATGCCGAGGACACTCCTCAGCGCGTCTACCTGCCCGAAGATATTGTGGTGACCGGCGCGCTCGATGGTTACGCCGGGGAAGACGGCAGCACCGCCACCCGCACGCCGACGCCGATCATCGATGTGCCGCAGGCGATGACGGTGATCACTGCCGACCAGATGGAAGACCAGGGAGTCACTACGCTCAACGATGCGCTGCGCTACGTACCTGGCGTGTCGCTGGAAACCGGCGAGGGCCACCGAGACGAAGTGTTCATTCGCGGTCAGGAAACCACTGCGGACTTCTACCTCGACGGTCTGCGCGACGATGCGCAATATTACCGCTCGCTCTACAACATCGAAAGGATCGAAGTTCTGAAGGGAGCCAACGCGCTGATCTTCGGGCGCGGCGCTGGCGGCGGCGCGATCAACCGGGTGAGCAAGGCGGCCGGGTTCGCCATGACCG includes the following:
- a CDS encoding CoA ester lyase yields the protein MPIRSWMFVPGDSERKLDKAPGCGADVVIVDLEDAVAPDAKESARALTRDWLMARDREAPGPQYWVRINPLDTQLWQYDVEAVISAKPAGLMVPKAAGPEQLQRLVTMLYEIEAPHGIVPGTTQLLPLVSETPRAANSISSYGLKQHAISRLAGLSWGAEDLSAAIGASRKRDERGVWTDLFRLVRAQVLLASHAAGVVAIDTLHADFRDEEGLRRVARESYQDGFAGMMAIHPAQVPIINAAFSPGEAELAEARAIVELFAANPGVGALQLNGRMIDQPHLAQAQKLLASVA
- the lipB gene encoding lipoyl(octanoyl) transferase LipB; translation: MPLPEEIEWRQSPGLVDYRTALAEQETRNAAIAAGEAKELVWLLEHPPVYTAGTSADLAELVDARFDVVETGRGGRYTYHGPGQRVAYVLLDLARRQKDVRNFVHALEDWVIATLGHFGVEAFAVPDRVGIWTRAGGTEAKIGAIGVRVRRWVTMHGFAVNLAPDLTHFGGIVPCGIAEYGVTSMEALGLAVSPEQWDEALLARAGHFLAALDDHERMRA
- a CDS encoding glycerophosphoryl diester phosphodiesterase membrane domain-containing protein produces the protein MAIKLDMGKAWNDAVALLSANRDVVLVVAGVFFFLPSAIASLAMPQPTEIEALSASAEPNPEALLGAISAYYGQIWWMFLLIGLVQAIGALCVLALLTDRSRPTVGDALKFGLKALIPYIATQLLVALLVTAVMGVLIGIGALISVAVAALLGLVGVILAIYVWIKLSLATPVIGIEKRLNPLAAMQRSWQLTKGNSLLLLAFYLLLGLVMIVISLIGGMVFAIFGFVGEQVGLFASAIGGALISMGVTAVMLAVLAAVHRQLSGGTSEAVRETFD
- a CDS encoding methyltransferase, producing the protein MNGNELAAKRRVGLRQKIMRALGPAGVFFRGFIEHPRMVGSIIPSSGVTIKAMLAPVDWDRCKLFVEYGPGVGTFCQAVLDRLPRDGELLVIDTNPLFIDYLKKTFRDSRFHAVLGSAEDVEEIVRSIGHEQADYVLSGLPFSTLPEGVGQNIAEATHRVIREGGAFLTYQFMSAARDLTARYFPRVETGYVWLNIPPCVLAWGWKDAAD
- a CDS encoding arsenate reductase family protein, with the protein product MKATIWHNPACGTSRKTLAILQEREGVEVEVIEYLKSPPSREKLVQLYADAGMTPAQGLRLNGTTAEERGLPGADADTVLDAMVAEPILINRPLVETPKGVRLCRPQDLVEELL